The Eublepharis macularius isolate TG4126 chromosome 11, MPM_Emac_v1.0, whole genome shotgun sequence genome includes a region encoding these proteins:
- the LOC129337686 gene encoding uncharacterized protein C17orf98-like translates to MALLKKSKRPSHLQPPPSKFKLLERERWFILDGVAVDRIAKDYNHSLPKLGSVIPPYDAQRDPHATAYFASKPVLPLLQQMGQANRRLSSYERLVQHFQHRGDAALYLLNRNKAGSGHSAAQVSGHQLFLSSNKPVLGYNGAYGYRRNTPSLRRQPSSFGSVTNLPLH, encoded by the exons ATGGCGCTACTTAAGAAAAGCAAACGACCAAGTCATCTTCAACCACCCCCTTCAAAATTCAAGCTACTTGAAAGGGAACgttggt TCATTTTGGACGGTGTGGCTGTGGACAGGATAGCCAAAGACTACAACCATTCTTTGCCAAAGCTGGGCTCTGTTATTCCTCCTTATGATGCTCAGCGCGATCCACATGCAACTGCCTATTTTGCAAGCAAGCCTGTGCTTCCTTTACTCCAACAAATGGGACAG GCAAACAGACGGCTGTCAAGTTATGAACGACTCGTGCAACATTTCCAGCACAGAGGAGATGCAGCTCTTTATTTGTTGAACAGAAACAAAGCAGGATCAG GTCATTCTGCGGCACAGGTGAGTGGGCATCAACTGTTTCTCAGCTCAAATAAACCTGTGCTTGGCTATAACGGAGCCTACGGCTACCGAAGGAACACACCCTCTCTGCGCAGGCAACCCTCGTCATTTGGGAGCGTCACCAACTTGCCCCTTCATTAG